Proteins encoded together in one Hevea brasiliensis isolate MT/VB/25A 57/8 chromosome 16, ASM3005281v1, whole genome shotgun sequence window:
- the LOC110664503 gene encoding NAC domain-containing protein 54 isoform X1 — protein MAPVGLPPGFRFHPTDEELVNYYLKRKINGQEIELDIIPEVDLYKCEPWELAEKSFLPSRDPEWYFFGPRDRKYPNGFRTNRATRAGYWKSTGKDRRVTFQSRAIGMKKTLVYYRGRAPQGIRTDWVMHEYRLDDKECEDTSGIQVDSYALCRVFKKNGTCNEMEDQQGQCSSVSLMDQSSSQGGLINHDYETMSPDVPIPSSSCADDEDKDDSWMQFITDDPWCSSNPLNMPSTEEVSHHVTFTD, from the exons aTGGCCCCCGTCGGATTGCCTCCTGGCTTTAGATTCCATCCGACCGACGAAGAGCTCGTCAATTATTATCTCAAGAGGAAAATTAATGGCCAGGAAATTGAACTTGACATCATTCCTGAGGTTGATCTCTACAAATGTGAACCCTGGGAGTTAGCag AAAAATCATTTCTTCCGAGTAGAGACCCTGAGTGGTACTTTTTTGGACCAAGGGACAGAAAATATCCAAATGGATTCAGAACAAATAGAGCAACAAGAGCAGGATACTGGAAGTCCACAGGAAAAGACAGAAGGGTAACCTTTCAGAGCAGAGCCATTGGaatgaagaagacattagtgTACTACAGAGGCAGAGCTCCTCAAGGGATTAGGACTGATTGGGTAATGCACGAGTATCGCCTCGATGATAAGGAATGCGAGGACACTTCTGGAATTCAGGTA GACTCTTATGCATTATGTCGAGTATTCAAGAAGAATGGAACATGCAATGAAATGGAAGATCAGCAAGGCCAATGTAGCAGTGTATCACTAATGGATCAGAGCTCATCACAAGGTGGTTTAATAAATCATGATTACGAGACAATGTCACCTGATGTTCCCATTCCTTCTTCTTCATGCGCAGACGATGAAGATAAAGATGATTCTTGGATGCAATTCATCACAGATGATCCATGGTGTTCTTCTAACCCTCTCAATATGCCTTCTACTGAAGAGGTTTCTCATCACGTGACTTTCACAGACTAA
- the LOC110664503 gene encoding NAC domain-containing protein 54 isoform X2, whose amino-acid sequence MAPVGLPPGFRFHPTDEELVNYYLKRKINGQEIELDIIPEVDLYKCEPWELAEKSFLPSRDPEWYFFGPRDRKYPNGFRTNRATRAGYWKSTGKDRRVTFQSRAIGMKKTLVYYRGRAPQGIRTDWVMHEYRLDDKECEDTSGIQDSYALCRVFKKNGTCNEMEDQQGQCSSVSLMDQSSSQGGLINHDYETMSPDVPIPSSSCADDEDKDDSWMQFITDDPWCSSNPLNMPSTEEVSHHVTFTD is encoded by the exons aTGGCCCCCGTCGGATTGCCTCCTGGCTTTAGATTCCATCCGACCGACGAAGAGCTCGTCAATTATTATCTCAAGAGGAAAATTAATGGCCAGGAAATTGAACTTGACATCATTCCTGAGGTTGATCTCTACAAATGTGAACCCTGGGAGTTAGCag AAAAATCATTTCTTCCGAGTAGAGACCCTGAGTGGTACTTTTTTGGACCAAGGGACAGAAAATATCCAAATGGATTCAGAACAAATAGAGCAACAAGAGCAGGATACTGGAAGTCCACAGGAAAAGACAGAAGGGTAACCTTTCAGAGCAGAGCCATTGGaatgaagaagacattagtgTACTACAGAGGCAGAGCTCCTCAAGGGATTAGGACTGATTGGGTAATGCACGAGTATCGCCTCGATGATAAGGAATGCGAGGACACTTCTGGAATTCAG GACTCTTATGCATTATGTCGAGTATTCAAGAAGAATGGAACATGCAATGAAATGGAAGATCAGCAAGGCCAATGTAGCAGTGTATCACTAATGGATCAGAGCTCATCACAAGGTGGTTTAATAAATCATGATTACGAGACAATGTCACCTGATGTTCCCATTCCTTCTTCTTCATGCGCAGACGATGAAGATAAAGATGATTCTTGGATGCAATTCATCACAGATGATCCATGGTGTTCTTCTAACCCTCTCAATATGCCTTCTACTGAAGAGGTTTCTCATCACGTGACTTTCACAGACTAA